Part of the Xiphophorus maculatus strain JP 163 A chromosome 3, X_maculatus-5.0-male, whole genome shotgun sequence genome, aacaACAACCTGTACATATGTACATTACTTCTTCACCATGAAAGCATGTTATTTGCCACAATTATTTTTGAAGGATGTTCATTCACTGATAAATTAAATAGTGTCCACTGTACTGTCAGGATACTCAATAGGactgttatttatttccatgttcTTATTGGTCAAAGCTAATTAGAGCCACTATAGAGGGTTTATAGAGCAGCTTGAGGCTTCAAAGCTGAGGGTTACGTTGTAATGGAGGCCTCTCTACAGTACGTCAGACTCGGTATGATATGTAGGGTATTAATAATGTTTACTAATTTGTTGTTAGGGCAAGGAGTGGTAGTAGTGATTTaattttctctgcttcttcATTTTGAAGTTGTAGCTTAGAGTTGGAGTCATGGGTCGGAAGCTTGATCCCACCAACAAGGTGAAGAGGGGGCCAGGTAAGAAAGCCAAAAAGCAGCAGGGAGCAGAGGTTGAGTTGGCCAACTTCATAGATACAGAAGGTAAGTATCTTTTTTCTGATccttaatgaaaacaaaagcacacaTTGTTTGCTTCTTTTACTGCCGGTTGTGGGTAACATTGTATTGTCTTTGCAGAAGATGCAGGACCAAAACGTTTGTCAAGTAGAGCCAGAAAAAGGTAACAGGTGGACTGTTTAGCTTGAAATACAGCCACGGTGTTTGCAAGGTGTTTAGTAACATTTGCAATTTTTCAGAGCTGCTAAGAGAGTTGAGAACCTGAAAAAGCCAGAAAATGTTGCTGAGAAACAACCCAAAAAAGGTAAGCGCATCAATCTGACCCATTGTCCATGACATGTTTTAGAAATGACAATAAACCTGTCACCATaagcaacatttaaatgtgCCTTTGGATTAATTGTACACaaagtaaagtatttttggttctGTCCACGTTAATGTACTTTCCACTGTGTTTTCACTTCTCAAAACTgtattattattgaaaaaaaaattaattttgtaatagtTTCTTGCTCACATCTGTTTATTCTTTActgtcataatttttttttcagctttattttgagGTTTATTTGAAAGATTCATGGATGTGACAGATGTCAAACTGTcaggagcaaaaataaatggttttcaatACATTTTGTGTTGAAATAGTCATATTGAATGTCAAACTCTGCCTGGTGACCTACAACCTTCCCATTGTTCAATGTTCTGACTTTAGTTGGTGAAGGCaacaaataatacaaacattttaaggGAAATCAACCTGAGTGTAGCTGAAGCAATACTGGgctaaagattaaaaaaatacaacacttTTCCTGCTCACATTTTGTATATTTGACATCCAAGCAACACagctttgatttattaatttttagcATTATCGCTACCTGTCAGCTGTGCTTAAATACAATCCCACATACCTAGTTGAAAGATTGAAAATTACAAATatctgttttgattaaaaaacagcTACAGAGTGGGGTAATTAGTTCCTACTTTACACATAAgaatgagggtttttttttaaacaagaacatttttatgcatACTTAGAATAATGAAggaattctttgatcaaaaaataATCCAAGATTCTTGTTCActgcaaaattttaaataaatgtgttctgtatttgaacatttatagaagttgtttttgtatgtttcttaAAGGCTCTCTCCATCTGTCtgaaattttaattgaaaatatgtgCTTATTATCTCTGTCCAAAGGATACAGTGATGACAACAGTAAATGGTTGAAACCTACAAAGAGGAAGCGCAAAATGGATGAGCCTGAAAGTGAGGATGACAGCGAGGAGATGTgggaagatgaggaagaggaagagcaggTGCTTCTGCCGAAGAAGGGaggaaaagaacaagaaaaaaaaagtgcagattTGGGATTAAAAAACCtggaagatgatgatgatgatgaagaagaagaaatggttGACGACTATGGTGCAGAAGATGATGGCAGTggacaggaagaggaggaagacgaagAGGAGAACAGTGATGGAGATGATGTATGTTATCTCAtttatctcttttttatttttttatttaaaagttggCATATAAAAAGCTTCTATTTAATGTAGCCAGTCCACTATGGTAGATATTAACCATTCTACAGTGTTTGAATGTCACTTTAAGTTTACTCATtctttttgttaactttttcatttccatgtgaaatgcttctttttagcttttctgGAAGATTGTGAAAGTCtacaggttttcttttgtttcctttcagaaGTTTGTCAAACTTCACAGTTGAAAGTTAAATTAGTCCTCAGGCCATTTGATCAGAAGTCTAACTCTGCTCAGGAATGATAAGATGTTATAATTGtggcaaaaaaatttaattaacttaatttGTTGATTTGATCCACTTCAGCTTCTTCCAATCGAACGTGCTgccaaaaaagagaaaaaactgaagGAATCCATGGGTCTAAGCAGTGACGATGAtaatgaagaggaggaagaggatgatgacGATAGTGATGAAAAGCATAAATCAGATTCTGACATGGATGAGGAggaaacaatccaaactaacGCGGATGATTTTGATACCTTCCGACTTCCCTCAGCTGAGGAGAGTGAGAAGGAGGGTGAGTCTGTTGTTAAAATCTGACAGCAAATCATCAGGAAATGTTCTGCAAATGGCCAAACCTTCATCTCTCACCTGTGTTTTCAGGTGCCCTGTCTCTGGACCTGAAGGGAGTCCATCAGAGAATAAAGGACAACATTGATGTCCTCTGTAATTTCTCAGCAAAAAGGGAAGAGGGGAAAGCCAGAGTGGATTACCTCTCTCTTCTGAGGAAAGACCTTTGTACTTATTATAGCTACAACGAATTCCTCGTTGAGAAATTAATGGACCTCTTCCCTCtctcagaggtttgtttgtttgttttgcatccaCAAATCTGATTCACTGAAAGGTTATGGGTGGCAGCTtgaaaaataagtaatttttgtTGCTTTCGGCAGCTTGTTGACTTCCTGGAAGCCAATGAAATTCACAGACCAGTCACAATTCGAACCAACACGCTGAAAACAAGGAGGCGGGACCTTGCACAGGTAACTACTCTGGACTCTTTAGAGTATGACAGTGCCAACATCAAGCTTTTTATATGTGTCTGTCccttatacaaaaatctgaagctATTTTGGTAATGTATGCAATACAGCAGGTACtggcgtgtttttttttttttttttaatgcaatttgaaataaatgacataattttAACTTGGACCATTTTGTATTTGTCCTTGTTTAGGCTCTGATCAACAGAGGAGTTAACCTGGACCCACTGGGGAAATGGTCCAAAGTGGGTTTGGTAATCTATGACTCCTCAGTACCTATCGGTACGTTTCTCTTCAACATGTTAACTCTAATTTTCGCCTGAATTTTTTTCAGAGAAGCATATTTCAGCCGCCAGAGTTTTGATGTCATGCTTTGTTTGAATCCAGGTGCGACCCCGGAGTATCTGGCCGGTCATTACATGCTGCAGGGAGCCTCCAGCTTTCTTCCTGTTATGGCGCTCTCTCCACAGGAGGGGGAGCTGGTGCTGGACATGAGCTCAGCCCCTGGAGGAAAGACCTCCTATATGGGTAAGATATGTTACTCTTATGCCTGCAAATTATATGTTGAGAGCTTTGAAGTGAATGTTCCTCCATTTAGCTCAGCTGATGAGAAACACAGGAGTGATCGTAGCTAATGATGCTAATGCTGAAAGACTGAAGAGCGTGGTGGGAAACCTTCACCGCCTCGGGGTCACTAACTCCGTGGTCAGCAATTACGATGGCAGGCAGTTCCCAAAGGTAACTTCATTTCAGATGTTCATTTGcaagacataaataaaaaacatttatttattggtttaaataaatgtcacgACTGCATTGTTTATAATTTACTGAACTATGGAGGTTTTTGCCACAGGTAATGGGAGGGTTTGACAGAGTGCTGCTTGATGCACCATGCTCTGGCACAGGAGTTATTGCAAAAGATCCAGCTGTAAAGACCAGTAAGGTGAAACATCACAGCTTGTCTCTGCCCATTGATCTACAGATACCCTCTTAATTAAAATTTCATTGCGCATTAAAACATCTTCCCTCTAATCTTGTTTTTCGATTAGGATGAGCCGGATATTCTGCGCTCTGCTCATTTGCAAAAAGAACTGCTTCTATCAGCTATCGACTCCGTGAATGCAACGTCTTCTACTGGAGGATACCTGGTCTACTGCACATGCTCAATAATGGTATGTGTTACCACAAAATGAGGTTTAGTCAGGACTGCAGTGACGCTGATgtctgaattattattattaaaaacattgcaATCTACTCACCTTAACATAATCTGAACAATTATATGAAATCAACAATTTatggaacaaaaacacaacattttactaAGTagttttagtctagtttctagtgcaaatatttttgttttgacttatttcaagagtacttcattacaagtaacttttcagaaagatatagaagcttgtttaaagtaaataattcatgtaataatgataaaagtttCCCACTGTTATGCTCATTTCATTTGTGTGGATGTTTGTCTTGATTTAAGCTTTGATAGTAACCACGTCTGTCTCCAACCAGGTGGAGGAGAATGAGTGGGTGGTGGACTACGCTTTGAAGAAAAGGAATGTTAAACTAGTCCCAACCGGACTTGATTTTGGGAAGGAAGGCTTCACCAGGTAATGGAAGTTAACTCCGGAGAGTATACCCATTTACTGACTGATAAACACTGTGAtcattaaatagaaaaacattttatgccCTCCGTAGTTTCAAGAAATTTAGATTCCATCCTTCCCTGCAACTCACCCGCCGTTTTTACCCACATTCCCACAACATGGATGGATTTTTTGTGGCCAAATTTAAGAAGTTCTCTAATGTAACCCCATCAGCTTCAGTTGGGAAAGGTAACTCTCAAATCTGAATCcagattgaaatgttttctctgtttaatgTTATGATTGCATCACTTTTTGTGTTGGTAATTACAGAAGATGAGACAACAGAAGCTTCTGAGGCAACAGAAGCTACAGATTCTCCGAAAGATAACCCGTCCAAAAGCAAAGCAGCTAATGAAACTGCGCTAGCAAAGACGGATGCCCTAAAGCAAAATACCAAAACTAATGGAGCAGCAGCTAAAAAACCAGCAAACATCAAGATAAAAGGACAACAGGGCTCTCAGACTGGACCAAAGAAGGCAAAGATTGCCAAAATGGATGGAGAGACTGTGAAAGGAGCCCAGGCAAAGAACCCTGCAAAGAAGACTCCTGTCCAGACAACCGTATCAAAGACTGTCAAAAAAGATGGAAGTAGATTTGAGAAAAAGCAACCCAAAAAGGGGAAATCACCCTTGAAGATGAAGAACAAGATGGGaaagaataaattcaaaaagaTGAAGCACaagtttcaaaaaaacaaataatgtttgACATGTGAGcagtgaaacatttcagattacAAAGAAACTTTGTAGAGTCCTATTAAATACCTGACTCCCTTTctctatatttaaatattctttggGTCAATGTTATCTGTTTCAGAGTAACGTGTTAAATATGGCTATATGCTGATAGATttgattttactgtttttttttctgttttatctgatCTATAATGTTGTAGGTTTGCTGCAGGTGAACATAACCTccatgaaataataaatgttttaagacTTCCAATTTTTTTAGTTATCTGATTTTAACTGATTTCAATCACTTTAATCTtcaagaaaatacatttctttagtAATAAAACATCACCTAAgagaatatactgtatgtaggtagcttcatatatatataaaattaagttgaaaaagtttgttttgtttttttttaatcctgtcTATAACAAAAAAAGACGTTTTTATTATGgacaaatttagttttaaatattgctgTGACTCATTCATTCACTGAATAAAGTAGGTACagtatttgtttatatatttattttggatatcaCAAACTTCGGTTCCTTTCTCATATTAAACTACTAACAGTTGAagtaaagtcaacatttttcaacattcaacatttttgcTCATGGCTTAAGTACACGGGGCTGCTGTTTTGGCCCAAAGgagtacagaaaaataaaatcgaGAACTTTATGTAGAATTTAAGTAATTATAATGAAGAACTTAATAGGTTGACTATAGACATATTAATGTAAGCTTTACTGCAGCTCATGTCTTTGGTAAAATttaactgcaaaacaaaaaataatttgtaccTTTAACCAAGGAGTCTGTACTAAAACGCTACTATTTCAATTGGTAAGAAATagttgcaatttatttttaaaatgtgcactGTAATTTGAGCTCCAcgcatgttaaaaatgttattctcatttctgttaatttctTAAGGGGGATGGTGAACACAGTAGACATAAAGCATACGaagattaagtttttttttttccttaaaaagtcttgGAAATCAGATTGGTCCATTTCGAAACGGAAACTGCCT contains:
- the nop2 gene encoding probable 28S rRNA (cytosine(4447)-C(5))-methyltransferase isoform X1 gives rise to the protein MGRKLDPTNKVKRGPGKKAKKQQGAEVELANFIDTEEDAGPKRLSSRARKRAAKRVENLKKPENVAEKQPKKGYSDDNSKWLKPTKRKRKMDEPESEDDSEEMWEDEEEEEQVLLPKKGGKEQEKKSADLGLKNLEDDDDDEEEEMVDDYGAEDDGSGQEEEEDEEENSDGDDLLPIERAAKKEKKLKESMGLSSDDDNEEEEEDDDDSDEKHKSDSDMDEEETIQTNADDFDTFRLPSAEESEKEGALSLDLKGVHQRIKDNIDVLCNFSAKREEGKARVDYLSLLRKDLCTYYSYNEFLVEKLMDLFPLSELVDFLEANEIHRPVTIRTNTLKTRRRDLAQALINRGVNLDPLGKWSKVGLVIYDSSVPIGATPEYLAGHYMLQGASSFLPVMALSPQEGELVLDMSSAPGGKTSYMAQLMRNTGVIVANDANAERLKSVVGNLHRLGVTNSVVSNYDGRQFPKVMGGFDRVLLDAPCSGTGVIAKDPAVKTSKDEPDILRSAHLQKELLLSAIDSVNATSSTGGYLVYCTCSIMVEENEWVVDYALKKRNVKLVPTGLDFGKEGFTSFKKFRFHPSLQLTRRFYPHSHNMDGFFVAKFKKFSNVTPSASVGKEDETTEASEATEATDSPKDNPSKSKAANETALAKTDALKQNTKTNGAAAKKPANIKIKGQQGSQTGPKKAKIAKMDGETVKGAQAKNPAKKTPVQTTVSKTVKKDGSRFEKKQPKKGKSPLKMKNKMGKNKFKKMKHKFQKNK
- the nop2 gene encoding probable 28S rRNA (cytosine(4447)-C(5))-methyltransferase isoform X2, whose amino-acid sequence is MLLRNNPKKGYSDDNSKWLKPTKRKRKMDEPESEDDSEEMWEDEEEEEQVLLPKKGGKEQEKKSADLGLKNLEDDDDDEEEEMVDDYGAEDDGSGQEEEEDEEENSDGDDLLPIERAAKKEKKLKESMGLSSDDDNEEEEEDDDDSDEKHKSDSDMDEEETIQTNADDFDTFRLPSAEESEKEGALSLDLKGVHQRIKDNIDVLCNFSAKREEGKARVDYLSLLRKDLCTYYSYNEFLVEKLMDLFPLSELVDFLEANEIHRPVTIRTNTLKTRRRDLAQALINRGVNLDPLGKWSKVGLVIYDSSVPIGATPEYLAGHYMLQGASSFLPVMALSPQEGELVLDMSSAPGGKTSYMAQLMRNTGVIVANDANAERLKSVVGNLHRLGVTNSVVSNYDGRQFPKVMGGFDRVLLDAPCSGTGVIAKDPAVKTSKDEPDILRSAHLQKELLLSAIDSVNATSSTGGYLVYCTCSIMVEENEWVVDYALKKRNVKLVPTGLDFGKEGFTSFKKFRFHPSLQLTRRFYPHSHNMDGFFVAKFKKFSNVTPSASVGKEDETTEASEATEATDSPKDNPSKSKAANETALAKTDALKQNTKTNGAAAKKPANIKIKGQQGSQTGPKKAKIAKMDGETVKGAQAKNPAKKTPVQTTVSKTVKKDGSRFEKKQPKKGKSPLKMKNKMGKNKFKKMKHKFQKNK